DNA from Flavobacterium aestivum:
TATTTCTAATCAACTCAATATTCCTATAACTACCATTCTTCCCTGGTCCCCCTCCTAAAAATAAAGCATTGTATACCGTAGACAAAGAAGAAATAGAATAATTACCTGGCTGTCTACTTCCTATAATAGTCACTTTAATTGTTCTAATGCTGCTCAAACTTATCTCTACCTGTGATTGCCCAGAACGAACTGTACTATACACCCTAGCTATAGCCCCTTTTATTTTTTGAGTAGCGGCTTCAATCGTTAAGCCCGATACAGAAATTTGACCAACATATTGAATATTTATCTTTCCTTCTACTGTAACTGGTACTTCATCACTAAACTGCTGCACCCCATTGACACTAATTTCCAGTTCGTCTCCTGGTCCTAAAACATAATTAACTGGGGTTGCTAAAGTTAAATTAGGCTCAAAATTCAAAGTAGGATTATCAAATAATTCAGAACCAAAAACAAGAGAATTTAAAGTATCCTTTACTTTCTTATTTTCAAATTTTTCTTGTTTTCTTCCTGTACTCTCTTCATCATCTTCATATTCGATACCCGTTTTCTTCTTTTTATGCTTAACAGTCGTTTTGTCCGAATTCTTCATAACATCTGAAGCCCCACCTAAACGCTTTTTTAATTTAGCAAATTCTATGGTACTCATCCCTTTTGCTATTGCCATGGATTCAGCCTGATCAATCGTTACGTTATTACTTTGCAATTGTGATTTTATCTTTGCAATATCTCCATCCGACAAATAATCTACTCTTACAGTACTTAAATCACTCCCCTTCAAAATATCCTGTGCCTTTAGAGTACTAGATTGAAATAGGGCTATCAAAAGGACAATCGCTGCAATTATTTTTTTCATATTCTATTTTAGTTCTCGCTTGAATTAAAACAAGCTATTTAATATTTTTTATTAAACATTACATATTTATATCCCTCAATTTCACAAAAAAAAGAGATAACTTTATATGGCTCCGCCGCAGTGAGTCCCAATATTTGGGTCACCGTATTGTTTAGAGTTCGCAAAACTACATTAAAAAAAGGATTTTACCCTCTTTTTAACCTACTGTTTTTAGCACCATCAAAGTAACCAATCAAAACAAAAATTAAAAACTTCAAAATATTTAAAATCAAATATTTAAAATTAACAAAGCCCTAATTATTTTTTTTCAACCCTTAAAATACAACCTAAAGATTCTAAAACTAAGACATAGTGATTCTGTTTTATCTCTTGCACAATTGCCGACTGTGCCACAAATGGTCCGGATTCCAATACAACTTTATCTCCTTTTTGCCATTTATCCACCATCACTTCAAAAATGTCTGGCACATTCAACCAATCTTGAATCGCATGAATTTCTTTATCTTTTACAACGGCTGGTTTTCCTAGCCAAAATAAGTAACGTATTGCTCCTGGAATTTCAAAAATAGTATTTCGATCCTTTTCACAGACTTGGACAAAAATATAAGAATTGAACAACGGCACCTCTATCTTCTTTTTACGATCCGACCATTGGTGTTCTTTAATTATCAAAGGGCAATAGGCCTTAATCCCAACCTCATTCAACCGCTCCGCAACTTTCTTTTCCCACTTGGGCTTGGTGTAAACTACGTACCAGTTCATTTACTTCACTTTATTTAGGTTCCCCACACTATTATCTGACTATTTAAAAGTTGTTCATGTTTATCGAAATTAATCCGACGAACAACTATTCGTTTAATTAATCATATTCAACAAAATCTAAAATCATTTTTTTCTAAGAATACTGCTTCTCATAATACGAAGCATACTCCCCAGTAGTCACATTATTCAACCAATCTTGATTATTCAAATACCAATCGATAGTAATTTCCAATCCTTGCTCGAAAGTTACTGATGGTTTCCAACCTAATTGAGTGTTTATTTTTGAAGCATCAATAGCATAACGCAAATCATGACCTGGCCTATCTTTTACGTAAGTAATTAACTTAGACGATTCTCCTACTGCTCTTCCAAGCTTTTGATCCATGATTTGACACAGCACTTTAACCAAATCAATATTTTTCCACTCATTAAACCCTCCAATATTATACGTCTCATGATTTTTTCCATCATGAAAAACCAAGTCGATAGCCACCGCATGATCTATTACAAAAAGCCAATCTCTAGTATAATTTCCATCTCCATAAACAGGCAAAGGCTTATTATTAATGATATTATTGATAAATAGTGGAATCAATTTCTCCGGAAAATGATAAGGACCATAATTATTAGAACAATTTGTTATTACATATGGTAATCCGTAAGTCTCTCCATAAGCACGAACAAAGTGATCTGAACTCGCTTTTGAAGCCGAATACGGAGAATTAGGATCATAAGCTGTGGTTTCTGTAAACAATCCTTCAGTCCCTAAAGATCCATAAACCTCATCTGTGCTTACATGGTAAAAACGCTTACCCTCAAAATCACCCAACCATTGCTTCTTGGCTGCATTCAACAAATTCATTGTTCCGATCACATTGGTTTTTACAAAAGCCAAAGGATCTTCAATAGAGCGGTCAACATGAGATTCAGCTGCTAAATGAATAACACCATCGAATTCTTGCTCATGGAATAAATCATTTATAAAATTCTCATCAGTAATATCTCCTTTTACAAAAGTATAATTCGGTTCTTTTTCTATATCCTTGATATTTTCTAAATTCCCGGCATACGTAAGGGCATCCAAATTAAAAATTTCATAATTTGGATAGTTTTTCACAAATTGCCTTACGACATGTGAACCTATAAATCCCGCTCCTCCTGTAATAAGTATCTTTTTCATTTTTCTTTAATTTTATATTTTTTCTAATACATAAAATCTATTAACTAATTCTATGTTATTTATTTTCAGACAACCTTCAACTTACAATTTACCATCTACTCCATCAGTCAAAATCCCTTTCACGTCATAAAGAACACTACACTTTTTTCTTAGAGAATCAATATCTAAATCCAAAAATTCAGCATGAGCCACACCTAAAACTATAACATCAAAATTTACATTAGGTTTTTGATTTACTGTTGTCAAACCATACTCATGATAAACCTCTGCTGGATTAGCCCAAGGATCAAAAATAATCACTTGAATCCCATAATCTTCTAACGCTTTTATTACATCTACGATTTTGGTATTGCGAACATCAGGACAATTCTCTTTAAAAGTGACTCCCAACATCAACAAACTAGCTCCATTGATAGTCACCCCTTTTTTTATCATTAATTTGACAACTTGTGAAGCCACATATTCTCCCATACTGTCATTTAAACGACGACCTGCCAATATTATTTCAGGATGATACCCTTTTTCCTGTGCCTTTTGTGCTAAATAATAAGGATCAACTCCTATACAATGTCCGCCAACTAACCCTGGTTTGAACGGTAAAAAATTCCATTTAGTTCCCGCCGCTTTAAGTACAGCTGCAGTATCAATATCTAAAAGATTGAAGATTTTGGCCAATTCATTTACAAAAGCAATATTGATATCACGTTGTGAATTTTCAATCACTTTGGCAGCTTCAGCCACTTTTATAGAAGGAGCAAGATGGGTTCCCGCTGTAATAACCGATTGGTACAATTCATTCACTTTTTGACCAATTTCAGGAGTGGATCCTGAAGTTATTTTTAAAATTTTCTCTACTGTGTGTTCTTTATCCCCTGGATTAATTCGCTCTGGAGAATAGCCCGCGAAGAAATCAACATTAAATTCTAATCCCGAAATTTTTTCTAAAACAGGTACACATTCCTCCTCGGTAACACCTGGATAAACGGTAGATTCATAAATAACAATATCTCCTTTTTTTAAAACTGAACCAACAGTTTC
Protein-coding regions in this window:
- a CDS encoding UpxY family transcription antiterminator, which gives rise to MNWYVVYTKPKWEKKVAERLNEVGIKAYCPLIIKEHQWSDRKKKIEVPLFNSYIFVQVCEKDRNTIFEIPGAIRYLFWLGKPAVVKDKEIHAIQDWLNVPDIFEVMVDKWQKGDKVVLESGPFVAQSAIVQEIKQNHYVLVLESLGCILRVEKK
- the rfbB gene encoding dTDP-glucose 4,6-dehydratase; this encodes MKKILITGGAGFIGSHVVRQFVKNYPNYEIFNLDALTYAGNLENIKDIEKEPNYTFVKGDITDENFINDLFHEQEFDGVIHLAAESHVDRSIEDPLAFVKTNVIGTMNLLNAAKKQWLGDFEGKRFYHVSTDEVYGSLGTEGLFTETTAYDPNSPYSASKASSDHFVRAYGETYGLPYVITNCSNNYGPYHFPEKLIPLFINNIINNKPLPVYGDGNYTRDWLFVIDHAVAIDLVFHDGKNHETYNIGGFNEWKNIDLVKVLCQIMDQKLGRAVGESSKLITYVKDRPGHDLRYAIDASKINTQLGWKPSVTFEQGLEITIDWYLNNQDWLNNVTTGEYASYYEKQYS
- a CDS encoding nucleotide sugar dehydrogenase, which gives rise to MNKDIKIAVIGLGYVGLPLARLFATQFSVVGFDINMSRVEALQSGIDSTLEVDDETLQKVLVQKPSTKKGLYCTSQIADIADCSYFIVTVPTPVDKNNRPDLTPLYKSSETVGSVLKKGDIVIYESTVYPGVTEEECVPVLEKISGLEFNVDFFAGYSPERINPGDKEHTVEKILKITSGSTPEIGQKVNELYQSVITAGTHLAPSIKVAEAAKVIENSQRDINIAFVNELAKIFNLLDIDTAAVLKAAGTKWNFLPFKPGLVGGHCIGVDPYYLAQKAQEKGYHPEIILAGRRLNDSMGEYVASQVVKLMIKKGVTINGASLLMLGVTFKENCPDVRNTKIVDVIKALEDYGIQVIIFDPWANPAEVYHEYGLTTVNQKPNVNFDVIVLGVAHAEFLDLDIDSLRKKCSVLYDVKGILTDGVDGKL